The following are encoded together in the Brevinematales bacterium genome:
- a CDS encoding phosphate--AMP phosphotransferase has translation MLENIDLSKELGKDEYREMMPEMAIKLAGLQREAKDLNIPVIVLFEGWDAAGKGTLINQLIMPLDPRGFRVNPTSAPNEEERYRPFLWRFWTKIPAKGRIAIFDRSWYGRLLVERVDKLIGKDTAKASIRDINSFERMLADDGYVIIKFFLHISKSTQKKRFEKLERNSSTKWKVTKEDWRTHKQYDRYFEAADEMIESTDTASASWTVIEAEDQRHATAKVYNTVIDVLQKRIDDIHAHEHKKRPAPEIILGPLKTSALDEADLTETLEKEEYSGLLKKYQKKIRDLEHEIYEKRIPVIVMYEGWDAAGKGGNIRRLTQNMDPRGYEVIPVAAPSAEELAHHYLWRFWNAIPKAGHISIFDRTWYGRVLVERIEGFCSDNDWKRAYREISEAEHHMTDFGAVLLKFWLHISPEEQLARFEERQKTPYKQWKITEEDWRNREKWDKYKIAVDEMIYRTSTDNAPWTVLEANCKYYARIKALKTFIDVVEKAVERG, from the coding sequence ATGCTGGAAAATATCGATTTATCGAAGGAACTCGGGAAAGACGAGTACCGTGAAATGATGCCGGAGATGGCGATTAAGCTCGCCGGACTCCAGCGCGAGGCGAAAGACCTGAATATCCCGGTCATCGTCCTGTTCGAGGGATGGGACGCCGCCGGAAAGGGCACGCTGATCAATCAACTGATTATGCCGCTCGACCCGCGCGGGTTCAGGGTAAACCCCACATCCGCCCCCAACGAGGAGGAGCGTTACCGTCCATTCCTGTGGCGCTTCTGGACGAAAATTCCCGCCAAAGGGCGTATCGCGATCTTCGACCGTTCATGGTACGGACGGCTTTTAGTCGAACGGGTCGATAAGCTGATCGGCAAGGATACCGCGAAAGCCTCCATCCGCGACATCAATTCGTTCGAACGGATGCTCGCCGACGACGGGTATGTCATCATCAAGTTTTTCCTGCATATCTCTAAATCCACTCAGAAGAAGCGTTTCGAGAAGCTCGAGCGCAATTCCTCCACCAAGTGGAAAGTCACTAAGGAAGACTGGCGCACCCATAAACAGTACGACCGTTATTTCGAGGCGGCGGACGAGATGATCGAAAGCACCGATACCGCGTCGGCGTCGTGGACGGTGATCGAGGCGGAGGATCAGCGTCACGCCACCGCGAAGGTGTACAACACGGTGATCGACGTCCTGCAGAAGCGTATAGACGATATCCACGCCCACGAGCATAAGAAACGCCCCGCGCCGGAGATTATCCTCGGCCCGTTAAAGACCTCCGCGCTCGACGAGGCCGATCTTACGGAAACTCTGGAAAAAGAGGAATACTCCGGCCTGCTGAAGAAGTACCAGAAAAAAATCCGCGACCTCGAGCATGAGATATACGAAAAGCGTATCCCGGTGATCGTGATGTACGAGGGATGGGATGCCGCCGGGAAGGGCGGGAATATCCGCAGGCTCACGCAGAATATGGACCCCCGCGGGTACGAGGTGATCCCGGTCGCCGCGCCCTCCGCGGAGGAGCTCGCGCACCACTACCTGTGGCGCTTCTGGAACGCTATCCCCAAGGCGGGGCATATCTCCATCTTCGACCGGACATGGTACGGCAGGGTGCTGGTCGAGCGTATCGAGGGGTTCTGCTCCGATAACGACTGGAAGCGCGCCTATCGTGAGATAAGCGAAGCCGAGCATCATATGACCGACTTCGGCGCGGTGCTCCTGAAGTTCTGGCTCCACATCAGCCCCGAGGAACAGCTCGCGCGTTTCGAGGAACGTCAGAAAACCCCCTACAAGCAATGGAAGATTACCGAAGAGGACTGGCGGAACCGCGAGAAATGGGATAAGTATAAAATCGCCGTAGACGAGATGATCTACCGCACGTCGACCGATAACGCGCCGTGGACGGTGCTCGAGGCGAACTGCAAGTACTACGCGAGAATCAAGGCGCTCAAGACGTTCATCGACGTGGTGGAAAAAGCGGTCGAACGGGGCTGA
- a CDS encoding C_GCAxxG_C_C family protein, with amino-acid sequence MGNSETAVNQFKEGYNCAQSVFFSFADRLQIPADTALRLATGFGAGMGRMQEVCGAVSGGILVLGMLYGRGENDGRPQQDITYAKVREFMDKFSAKHGTVNCKSLLDGCELLTPEGQTRFKSEGMADRCREYVGSAAQVIEAMIEENTRQL; translated from the coding sequence ATGGGAAATTCCGAAACCGCAGTCAATCAGTTTAAAGAAGGGTATAACTGCGCGCAGTCCGTCTTTTTCAGCTTCGCCGACCGGCTGCAAATTCCCGCCGATACAGCGTTAAGACTCGCGACCGGGTTCGGAGCCGGTATGGGCCGGATGCAGGAAGTCTGCGGGGCGGTTTCGGGGGGAATCCTCGTGCTCGGCATGCTTTACGGCAGAGGGGAAAACGACGGGCGGCCTCAGCAGGATATTACCTACGCTAAAGTTAGGGAGTTTATGGATAAATTCAGCGCGAAGCACGGTACCGTCAACTGTAAGTCGCTTCTCGACGGGTGCGAACTCCTGACGCCCGAGGGACAGACTCGTTTTAAATCGGAAGGAATGGCCGATAGATGCCGCGAATATGTCGGTTCCGCCGCGCAAGTAATTGAAGCAATGATTGAGGAAAACACCCGCCAATTGTAA
- a CDS encoding GIY-YIG nuclease family protein — MTRRGRCSRRTASTTRESRRSRRSSTWWKKRSNGADLFCVYILRCADGTFYTGATKDIERRLAEHNAGRAAKYTRMRLPVELHYTEPTGENWGDTLKLEAKIKKYSHLRKAGLKNPGESQSSS; from the coding sequence ATAACGCGCCGTGGACGGTGCTCGAGGCGAACTGCAAGTACTACGCGAGAATCAAGGCGCTCAAGACGTTCATCGACGTGGTGGAAAAAGCGGTCGAACGGGGCTGATTTGTTCTGCGTATATATTCTCCGGTGCGCCGACGGGACATTCTATACCGGCGCGACAAAAGATATCGAACGGAGGCTCGCCGAGCATAACGCCGGGCGCGCCGCGAAGTATACCCGCATGCGTCTCCCGGTCGAACTGCATTATACAGAGCCCACCGGAGAGAACTGGGGCGACACCCTCAAGCTCGAAGCGAAGATCAAGAAGTACTCACACCTACGGAAGGCCGGGCTGAAAAACCCCGGGGAATCGCAATCATCATCCTAA